In the genome of Streptomyces collinus, one region contains:
- a CDS encoding ABC transporter substrate-binding protein: MTRSTRRSRTVALTASAVMIALGATACGGSSGSSAGGAPGKGGTLTILDKADFDHLDPQRVYTTEGQSMDQEIVRTLTGWDETGSAPKLVGDLATDTGTPSKGATVWTFHLRHGVKYQDGTEVTAPDVKYGVERFFSSDINGGPPYAAQWLVGGSDYKGPYKGKELGSIQTPDKYTIVFHLNQPVADFNETTTMPGWSAVPKSHDTGSTYDTHVWSDGPYMIKSYTKNKELVLARNTHWSQATDPIRQQNVDGMNVRFGQDESAIDQQIKADAGTAQTSIQQWPIAGSDLAQLANDPSLKSRYYKIPAPGINYLAINTTRVKNLKVRQAIEYAIDKTTVRGAFGGSAYGDYATTMLSPGIGGYKKFNLYSANPAGNLAKAKELMKQAGNPKPTMSIAVENTPTEEHFADAVKTALERIGITVNITPIDAASYFSTINNTKNQYDLTWGDWIADWPNASTVLPTLFDGRLIKKNPQANQDLSYLNDPKVNALIDKAAKTADVKQRNATYGQMDQQILKDAAVVPLMYMNFSEMSGSKVGGVIPDSIVAEPSLVHVYVKH; this comes from the coding sequence ATGACGCGCAGCACGCGCAGATCGCGCACGGTCGCTCTCACGGCCTCAGCCGTGATGATCGCCCTGGGGGCCACCGCATGCGGAGGGTCCTCCGGCAGCAGCGCCGGCGGCGCCCCCGGCAAGGGCGGCACGCTGACCATCCTCGACAAGGCGGACTTCGACCACCTCGACCCCCAGCGCGTCTACACGACCGAGGGTCAGAGCATGGACCAGGAGATCGTCCGCACCCTGACCGGCTGGGACGAGACGGGATCGGCCCCCAAGCTGGTCGGCGACCTCGCCACCGACACCGGAACGCCGTCCAAGGGCGCCACCGTCTGGACCTTCCACCTCCGGCACGGCGTCAAATACCAGGACGGCACCGAGGTCACCGCACCCGACGTCAAGTACGGCGTCGAGCGGTTCTTCTCCTCCGACATCAACGGCGGCCCGCCCTACGCGGCCCAGTGGCTCGTCGGCGGCTCCGACTACAAGGGCCCCTACAAGGGCAAGGAACTGGGCTCCATCCAGACGCCGGACAAGTACACCATCGTCTTCCATCTGAACCAGCCGGTGGCGGACTTCAACGAGACCACCACGATGCCCGGCTGGTCGGCCGTGCCCAAGTCCCATGACACCGGCTCGACCTACGACACCCATGTATGGTCCGACGGCCCGTACATGATCAAGTCGTACACCAAGAACAAGGAACTGGTCCTCGCCAGGAACACCCACTGGTCGCAGGCGACCGACCCGATCCGGCAGCAGAACGTCGACGGCATGAACGTCCGGTTCGGCCAGGACGAGTCGGCCATCGACCAGCAGATCAAGGCCGACGCGGGCACCGCCCAGACGTCGATCCAGCAGTGGCCGATCGCGGGCTCGGACCTGGCCCAGCTGGCCAACGACCCCTCGCTGAAGAGCCGTTACTACAAGATCCCCGCCCCCGGTATCAACTACCTGGCCATCAACACCACCCGCGTCAAGAACCTGAAGGTCCGTCAGGCGATCGAGTACGCCATCGACAAGACCACGGTCCGCGGCGCCTTCGGCGGCTCCGCCTACGGCGACTACGCCACCACCATGCTGAGCCCCGGCATCGGCGGCTACAAGAAGTTCAACCTGTACAGCGCCAACCCGGCGGGCAACCTGGCCAAGGCCAAGGAGCTGATGAAGCAGGCGGGCAACCCGAAGCCGACCATGTCGATCGCGGTGGAGAACACCCCCACCGAGGAGCACTTCGCCGATGCGGTGAAGACCGCGCTGGAGCGCATCGGCATCACGGTGAACATCACTCCGATCGACGCGGCGAGCTACTTCAGCACCATCAACAACACCAAGAACCAGTACGACCTGACCTGGGGCGACTGGATCGCCGACTGGCCGAACGCCTCCACCGTGCTGCCCACCCTCTTCGACGGCCGGCTGATCAAGAAGAACCCGCAGGCCAACCAGGACCTGTCCTACCTGAACGACCCGAAGGTCAACGCGCTGATCGACAAGGCCGCCAAGACGGCCGACGTCAAGCAGCGCAACGCCACCTACGGCCAGATGGACCAGCAGATCCTGAAGGACGCCGCCGTGGTCCCGCTGATGTACATGAACTTCAGCGAGATGTCCGGCTCCAAGGTCGGCGGGGTCATCCCCGACTCGATCGTGGCCGAGCCGAGCCTGGTCCACGTCTACGTCAAGCACTGA
- a CDS encoding ABC transporter permease produces MTTQHQPVDTGGGTTLLTEPSTQDSRPGGTVVAGRSPARMAWRRIRRDKVTTAALAVTLLFIAIALLAPVLTALTGWGPITPDNKAINPDTGNFPYGSLGGVSAQHLLGVEPGTGYDLFARIVYGLRTSLYVGFASAVLSTAVGVVAGLAAGYFGGWVDSLLSRIMDVMLAFPQLLFIIALTPVIQNALQTNTHGGTDENLRLLVLVLNIAVFAWAYTARLVRGQVLSLREREFVDAARLMSAGRRHILFRQLLPNLWAPILISFALAVPQNITTEAALSYLGVGVIPPNPDWGALLSDASQFFLQDPMYLFVPGVLLLVLVLALNLLGDGVRDALDPRARRG; encoded by the coding sequence ATGACCACGCAACACCAGCCGGTCGACACCGGTGGCGGCACCACACTGCTGACCGAGCCGTCGACGCAGGACTCCAGACCCGGCGGCACGGTTGTCGCCGGCCGCTCACCGGCCCGGATGGCCTGGCGGCGGATCAGGCGGGACAAGGTCACCACGGCCGCCCTGGCGGTCACCCTCCTGTTCATCGCGATCGCGCTCCTCGCGCCCGTGCTCACCGCACTGACCGGCTGGGGGCCGATCACCCCCGACAACAAGGCGATCAATCCGGACACGGGCAACTTCCCCTACGGATCGCTGGGCGGCGTCAGCGCCCAGCATCTGCTCGGCGTCGAACCGGGCACCGGCTACGACCTGTTCGCCCGCATCGTCTACGGCCTGCGCACCTCCCTCTACGTGGGATTCGCCTCGGCCGTGCTGTCCACCGCGGTCGGTGTCGTCGCCGGGCTCGCCGCCGGCTACTTCGGCGGCTGGGTCGACTCCCTGCTCTCGCGGATCATGGACGTGATGCTGGCGTTCCCGCAGCTGCTGTTCATCATCGCGCTCACCCCGGTGATCCAGAACGCGCTGCAGACCAACACCCACGGCGGCACCGACGAGAACCTCCGGCTGCTCGTCCTGGTCCTCAACATCGCCGTCTTCGCCTGGGCGTACACCGCCCGCCTGGTGCGCGGACAGGTACTGTCCCTGCGCGAGCGGGAGTTCGTCGACGCGGCGCGCCTGATGAGCGCCGGCCGCCGGCACATCCTCTTCCGGCAGCTGCTGCCCAACCTGTGGGCGCCGATCCTCATCTCCTTCGCGCTCGCCGTCCCGCAGAACATCACCACCGAGGCGGCCCTGTCCTACCTGGGCGTCGGCGTCATCCCGCCCAACCCCGACTGGGGCGCCCTGCTGTCGGACGCCTCCCAGTTCTTCCTTCAGGACCCGATGTACCTCTTCGTGCCCGGTGTCCTGCTCCTGGTCCTGGTCCTGGCGCTCAACCTCCTGGGGGACGGCGTCCGGGACGCCCTGGACCCCCGCGCCCGGCGCGGCTGA
- a CDS encoding ATP-binding cassette domain-containing protein, which yields MSKAKTTDRQSPGPHVADSHDVIRVHGARENNLRDVSIEIPKRRLTVFTGVSGSGKSSLVFDTIAAESQRLINETYSAFLQGFMPNLARPEVDVLDGLTTAIAVDQQRMGSDPRSTVGTATDANAMLRILFSRLGTPHVGPPGAFSFNTASVSASGGFTVDRGADKTKTEKVSFSRTGGMCTHCEGRGTVSDIDLTQLYDDSKSLSEDPFTIPTYTGDGWVVRIIAESGFFDKDKPIRQYTKKERHDFLYREPVKVKVNGVNLTYEGLIPKIQKTFLSKDRESMQPHIRAFVDRAVTFTRCPDCDGTRLSELARSSKIGKVSIADACAMEIRDLAEWVRGLEEPSVAPLLTKLQHTLDSFVEIGLGYLSLDRASGTLSGGEAQRTKMIRHLGSSLTDVTYVFDEPSIGLHPHDIQRMNNLLLRLRDKGNTVLVVEHKPETIAIADHVVDLGPGAGRAGGTVCFEGTLDGLRGSDTVTGRHLDDRAKIKATVRKPTGALEVRGASANNLHSVDVDIPLGVLTVVTGVAGSGKSSLVHGSMARQADAEGVVAIDQTPIRGSRRSNPATYTGLADPIRKAFAKANGVKPALFSANSEGACPTCNGAGVIYTDLAIMQSVATPCEECEGRRFEASVLEYRLGGRDISEVLAMPVAEAEEFFGSGEARTPAAHRILERLADVGLGYLTLGQPLTTLSGGERQRLKLATHMGEKGGVYVLDEPTTGLHLADVEQLLGLLDRLVDSGKSVIVIEHHQAVMAHADWIIDLGPGAGHDGGRVVFEGTPADLVEARSTLTGEHLAAYVGA from the coding sequence CCCGGGCCGCACGTCGCCGACAGCCATGACGTGATCCGCGTGCACGGCGCGCGCGAGAACAACCTCAGGGACGTCAGCATCGAGATCCCCAAGCGCCGGCTCACGGTGTTCACCGGTGTCTCCGGTTCGGGCAAGAGCTCGCTGGTGTTCGACACGATCGCGGCGGAGTCGCAGCGGCTGATCAACGAGACCTACAGCGCCTTCCTTCAGGGGTTCATGCCGAACCTGGCCCGGCCCGAGGTCGACGTGCTGGACGGGCTGACGACCGCGATCGCCGTCGACCAGCAGCGCATGGGTTCCGACCCCCGCTCCACCGTCGGCACCGCCACCGACGCCAACGCCATGCTGCGGATCCTCTTCAGCCGGCTCGGCACGCCCCACGTCGGCCCGCCCGGCGCGTTCTCCTTCAACACCGCCTCGGTCTCCGCGAGCGGCGGCTTCACCGTGGACCGCGGTGCCGACAAGACCAAGACCGAGAAGGTGTCCTTCAGCCGCACCGGCGGCATGTGCACGCACTGCGAGGGCCGGGGCACCGTCTCCGACATCGACCTCACCCAGCTCTACGACGACTCCAAGTCGCTCTCCGAGGACCCGTTCACGATCCCCACCTACACCGGGGACGGCTGGGTGGTGCGGATCATCGCCGAGTCGGGCTTCTTCGACAAGGACAAGCCGATCCGGCAGTACACCAAGAAGGAGCGGCACGACTTCCTGTACCGCGAACCGGTCAAGGTGAAGGTCAACGGCGTCAACCTCACCTACGAGGGGCTGATCCCGAAGATCCAGAAGACCTTCCTCTCCAAGGACCGCGAGTCGATGCAGCCGCACATCCGGGCCTTCGTGGACCGGGCGGTCACCTTCACCCGGTGCCCCGACTGCGACGGCACGCGGCTCAGCGAGCTCGCCCGCTCCTCGAAGATCGGCAAGGTCAGCATCGCCGACGCCTGCGCGATGGAGATCCGTGACCTGGCGGAGTGGGTCCGGGGGCTGGAGGAGCCGTCGGTGGCGCCGCTGCTGACCAAGCTCCAGCACACCCTGGACTCGTTCGTGGAGATCGGCCTCGGCTACCTCTCCCTCGACCGGGCCTCGGGCACGCTCTCCGGCGGCGAGGCGCAGCGCACCAAGATGATCCGCCACCTCGGCTCCTCACTCACCGACGTCACCTACGTCTTCGACGAGCCGTCCATCGGCCTGCACCCCCATGACATCCAGCGGATGAACAACCTGCTCCTGCGCCTGCGCGACAAGGGCAACACCGTGCTGGTGGTGGAGCACAAGCCGGAGACGATCGCCATCGCCGACCACGTCGTGGACCTCGGCCCCGGCGCCGGCAGGGCGGGCGGCACCGTCTGCTTCGAGGGAACCCTGGACGGGCTGCGCGGCAGCGACACCGTCACCGGCCGCCACCTCGACGACCGGGCCAAGATCAAGGCGACGGTCCGCAAGCCCACCGGTGCGCTGGAGGTCCGGGGTGCCTCGGCGAACAACCTGCACAGCGTCGACGTCGACATCCCGCTCGGCGTCCTCACCGTCGTGACCGGCGTCGCCGGCTCCGGCAAGAGCTCGCTCGTGCACGGCTCGATGGCCCGGCAGGCCGATGCCGAGGGCGTGGTGGCGATCGACCAGACCCCGATCCGCGGCTCCCGGCGCAGCAACCCGGCGACCTACACCGGTCTGGCCGACCCGATCCGCAAGGCCTTCGCCAAGGCCAACGGGGTCAAGCCGGCGCTGTTCAGCGCCAACTCCGAGGGGGCCTGCCCCACCTGCAACGGCGCCGGTGTCATCTACACCGACCTCGCGATCATGCAGAGCGTCGCCACGCCGTGCGAGGAGTGCGAGGGCCGGCGGTTCGAGGCGTCGGTGCTGGAGTACCGCCTCGGCGGCCGCGACATCAGCGAGGTGCTGGCGATGCCGGTGGCCGAGGCCGAGGAGTTCTTCGGCAGCGGAGAGGCCCGCACGCCCGCCGCGCACAGGATCCTGGAGCGGCTCGCGGACGTCGGGCTCGGCTACCTCACCCTCGGGCAGCCGCTCACCACGCTGTCCGGCGGCGAGCGGCAGCGGCTCAAGCTGGCCACGCACATGGGGGAGAAGGGCGGCGTGTACGTCCTCGACGAGCCGACCACCGGTCTCCACCTGGCGGACGTGGAGCAGCTGCTCGGCCTGCTCGACCGGCTCGTCGACTCCGGCAAGTCGGTCATCGTGATCGAGCACCACCAGGCGGTCATGGCGCACGCCGACTGGATCATCGACCTCGGCCCCGGCGCGGGTCACGACGGCGGCCGGGTCGTCTTCGAGGGCACCCCGGCCGACCTCGTCGAGGCCCGTTCCACCCTGACCGGGGAGCACCTGGCGGCCTACGTTGGCGCCTGA
- a CDS encoding ABC transporter permease: MFRYLIRRLLAAALIMLVITTITFFIFFALPSDPALLACGKTCSPSRLAEIKHSLGLDQSYLTQYWEFLKGLFAGRDFGDQSVRIHCGAPCLGVSFQTDTPVLTTLLSDFPADLSLGLGAAVAFLVLGVGLGTVAAVRRGRAADKAAVGLALFGVSVQIYFIGLLLLYLFVDKFQILPTSGYTSITEDPAGWFKGLILPWTTLVIVYLAMYTRLTRSSMLEVFAEDYMRTARAKGLPAATVVLKHGLRAAITPIITIFGMDVGSLIGGSAVITESVFGINGIGKLAVDSVQNSDLPVILGTTLFAATFVVLANVVVDLVYGLVDPRVRLA, translated from the coding sequence ATGTTTCGTTACCTCATCAGACGCCTGCTGGCAGCGGCCCTGATCATGCTGGTGATCACCACGATCACCTTCTTCATCTTCTTCGCGCTGCCGTCCGACCCCGCACTCCTGGCCTGCGGAAAGACCTGCTCGCCCTCGCGCCTCGCGGAGATCAAGCACTCGCTGGGCCTGGACCAGAGCTACCTGACCCAGTACTGGGAGTTCCTCAAGGGACTGTTCGCCGGCCGTGACTTCGGCGACCAGAGCGTGCGCATCCACTGCGGCGCGCCCTGTCTCGGCGTCTCCTTCCAGACCGACACCCCCGTCCTGACCACCCTGCTGTCGGACTTCCCGGCGGATCTCTCCCTCGGTCTCGGCGCCGCGGTGGCCTTCCTGGTCCTGGGCGTCGGCCTCGGCACCGTCGCGGCGGTGCGCCGGGGCAGGGCCGCCGACAAGGCGGCGGTGGGACTCGCCCTGTTCGGCGTGTCGGTGCAGATCTACTTCATCGGCCTGCTCCTGCTGTACCTCTTCGTCGACAAGTTCCAGATCCTGCCGACCTCCGGCTACACCTCGATCACCGAGGACCCGGCCGGCTGGTTCAAGGGCCTGATCCTGCCGTGGACCACCCTCGTCATCGTCTACCTCGCGATGTACACCCGGCTCACCCGCTCCTCCATGCTGGAGGTCTTCGCCGAGGACTACATGCGCACCGCCCGCGCCAAGGGCCTGCCGGCCGCCACCGTCGTCCTCAAGCACGGCCTGCGGGCCGCCATCACCCCCATCATCACCATCTTCGGCATGGATGTCGGCTCCCTGATCGGCGGCTCCGCGGTCATCACCGAGTCGGTGTTCGGCATCAACGGCATCGGCAAACTCGCGGTCGACTCCGTGCAGAACTCCGACCTGCCGGTCATCCTCGGCACCACGCTCTTCGCCGCGACGTTCGTCGTCCTCGCCAACGTCGTCGTCGACCTCGTGTACGGCCTCGTCGACCCGCGCGTACGCCTCGCCTGA
- a CDS encoding NUDIX hydrolase, which yields MTVVWINGAFGAGKTTTARELIELIPNSTLFDPEVVGGALTHLLPPKHLAEAGDFQDLPIWRRLVIDTAAAMLAELGGTLVVPMTLLRQEYRDEIFGGLAARRIPVSHILLAPAETILRERIAGREVPRDLPDGDLRIRQWSYDHIEPYRAALASWLTADAHPVDTSDLTPYETAVRIAEAVTSGSVPVCDIVQTPEPTAETVAAGVLLFDEQDRVLLVDPTYKAGWEFPGGVVEPGEAPARAGMREVAEETGISLDEVPGLLVVDWERPAPPGYGGLRLLFDGGLLDSAEAGRLLLPGPELRAWRFVTEEEAAELLPPVRYERLHWALRARERGAALYLEAGVPVG from the coding sequence GTGACCGTCGTCTGGATCAACGGCGCGTTCGGTGCGGGGAAGACCACCACCGCACGGGAACTGATCGAACTGATCCCGAACAGCACGCTCTTCGACCCGGAGGTCGTCGGCGGCGCGCTCACCCACCTGCTGCCACCGAAACACCTCGCCGAGGCCGGCGACTTCCAGGACCTGCCGATCTGGCGACGGCTGGTGATCGACACGGCGGCCGCGATGCTCGCCGAGCTGGGCGGGACCCTCGTCGTCCCCATGACCCTGCTGCGCCAGGAGTACCGCGACGAGATCTTCGGCGGCCTGGCAGCGCGCAGGATTCCGGTCAGCCACATCCTGCTGGCACCGGCCGAAACGATACTGCGGGAGCGGATAGCGGGCCGTGAGGTCCCGCGGGACCTGCCCGACGGCGACCTGCGAATACGCCAGTGGTCCTACGACCACATCGAGCCGTACCGGGCCGCCCTCGCCTCCTGGCTCACCGCCGACGCCCACCCGGTCGACACCAGCGATCTGACGCCGTACGAGACGGCCGTACGGATCGCCGAGGCCGTCACCAGCGGTTCCGTGCCCGTCTGCGACATCGTGCAGACGCCCGAGCCCACCGCCGAGACCGTCGCCGCCGGAGTGCTCCTCTTCGACGAGCAGGACCGGGTGCTGCTCGTCGACCCCACCTACAAGGCCGGCTGGGAGTTCCCCGGCGGCGTCGTCGAGCCCGGTGAGGCGCCCGCACGCGCCGGGATGCGCGAGGTCGCCGAGGAGACCGGCATCAGCCTCGACGAGGTGCCGGGCCTGCTCGTCGTCGACTGGGAGCGCCCCGCGCCCCCCGGCTACGGCGGTCTGCGCCTCCTCTTCGACGGCGGCCTCCTCGACTCCGCCGAGGCGGGGCGACTGCTGCTGCCCGGCCCGGAGCTGCGCGCCTGGCGCTTCGTCACCGAGGAGGAGGCCGCAGAGCTGCTGCCCCCGGTGCGCTACGAGCGGCTGCACTGGGCCCTGAGGGCACGCGAACGCGGAGCGGCGCTCTATCTGGAGGCCGGGGTGCCGGTCGGCTGA